A genome region from Macrotis lagotis isolate mMagLag1 chromosome 4, bilby.v1.9.chrom.fasta, whole genome shotgun sequence includes the following:
- the CPLX3 gene encoding complexin-3: MAFMVKTMVGGQLKNLAGGLGGGEEKGEGDKSAAEAQGMTREEYEEYQKQLVEEKMERDAQFTQRKAERATLRSHFRDKYRLPKNETDDNQIQMAGGDVELPKELAKMIEEDNEEEEEKASVIGQLTNIPNLDLSSIKDKAQATLGELKQSAEKCHIM, translated from the exons ATGGCGTTCATGGTGAAAACCATGGTGGGAGGCCAGCTGAAGAACCTCGCTGGGGGCCTGGGGGGCGGCGAGGAGAAGGGTGAAGGGGACAAATCGGCGGCTGAAGCTCAAGGCATGACCCGGGAAGAGTATGAGGAATATCAGAAGCAACTGGTAGAGGAGAA GATGGAACGAGATGCACAGTTCACccaaaggaaggcagaaagggCCACTCTTCGCAGCCACTTCAGAGACAAGTACCGGTTGCCCAAG AATGAGACAGATGACAACCAGATCCAGATGGCTGGGGGTGACGTGGAGTTGCCCAAGGAGCTGGCCAAGATGATTGAAGAGGACAacgaggaagaggaagagaaggcttCGGTTATTGGGCAGCTGACCAATATCCCCAACCTGGACCTCAGTTCCATTAAGGACAAAGCACAGGCTACTCTAGGAGAATTAAAGCAATCGGCTGAAAAGTGCCACATCATGTGA